The Harmonia axyridis chromosome 3, icHarAxyr1.1, whole genome shotgun sequence nucleotide sequence AACCCAAAAGCCATGGAGTAAATGAATTGAAACCCGTTCGTAATCACCAAGCTATTGCTGAAGAACGTGTAGGCAGAAGGTGTGGTGGTTTGAGAGTATTGAACTCTTATTGGATCGTGCAAGATGCTCATCATAAATATTATGAAGTTATTCTCATTGATCCTTCCCACAATGCAATCCGTCGTGATCCTAAAATTAACTGGATCGTGAATGCTGTTCATAAGCATCGTGAACTGAGAGGAAAGACCTCTGCAGGTAAATCATCCCGTGGTATTGGTAAAGGACACAGATTCTCTCAGACTAAGGGTGGTTCCCGCAGAGCAGCCTGGTTGAGGAGAAATTCCTTACAATTACGCAGAAAGCGTTAATTTTATATTGTTAATAAAGTATGATAATATTATTATGTTTTATTACTCTTCCTAtgtaataatcatttgaatagaTGAATATTGACTTGATAAGACAATTTGATCTTTTTTATAGTTTTGAAATAGTAgactaaatttcaaatatttttcaatttttggggGTATATGAGCTATTTTCTTCTTGATAATATGAATTTGTAGGAGCTCACAGTGAAGTTTCACCtttaatttcatcaacttttggAAAGAAAGAAAACTAAGATTAGTACTTAATATATTTATTGGGATGTACATAGTAGTGCACGTTGCAAATTCGTCTGTAATAGTAACATGCAAGTGacaaatatttgtacagatGACTTAACAGTAGGTGTCAATTATTGTAACAAGTGTTTATAACACACATTCAAAGTCAGCAAATATTTTGCCTTCAGAGTCGGTTCACTAATATTTAACAATGACACatttagaaacaaaaatttaagtaatatattttcacTAAGTAATATTcacatataaaaaaagatatatagCTGAATCGAGCAAAGTATGAATCAAGACATTATATGGAAAAGGACAAGAGATATCATAAAATGTGAGCAGATAATGTacgaattcgaaaaaattgcCTCCGCATGTTATTTACATGTCTTGACCTCCATATAAAACAACCTCTACACAAAATCAAAACTCCAGACACGATAAAAACCTAGCTCACAAACTGGTAACGACAAAGACTTGAGAATATATCCACTTTAAGtctcaaataatttcaatgtgtaaatattttctatttctagTAGTAAGTGATCAATCCAGAAAGAACCACatctataaatttttttggaacatgAAATTAGTTTTATCACCTGCTGatcattgaattatttgaatctGATATTAATGATGGTTCTTATCAAAGTCAACTATCCGATCAAAACTTGTGAAATAAAATCAACATACTTGCTGCGTAGAAATTTCAACAGTTTTTATAGATtgaatttctcagtttgatcTGATAATTCAGTCTCATAGAAGTCAccttataaaattcaataagaagGAAGTATTTATCCACGTTTTATGCAGTAAATTTTCATATCTTTAAATCttgatgaatttttcttccTTAGATATTACCTGCTGTTACAttgtaaaacaaaaaattgctTCCTGGTCCGAAATTGACTGGAGTTTTCGGACTTGCACATGGGAATATGAAATCATCTGATTGCAACTGTGTTCGATTCATGTTAGGCTCAGAGGCAGATCTATTTATTTTAGGGTGATTTCTCAGCAATCCTTCCAAAGATGCATGATTTTGTCTGAAAAGTGGCCTCTCATCTCTATCAAACTTAATGCAGTCCTCTAATAAACGCCTAAGTGCAGTTGGAGTATCACTCCGCAATTTAGTTAGATCCGGTTTTAAATATCCTCTACCTACCATGAATAATATTTGatctttattatttatatgtgaATAAGGTAATTGCAAAGCTAACATTTCAAACATAACAATACCGAAAGCATAAACATCCGATTGAAAACTATAAGGATTATCCTCCTGCATTCTTATAACTTCTGGGGCCATCCACAAAATTGAGCCTGTAGGCTGATGAAACTGTTGAGATCCGGCCCATCTGGTTTTGGCTGTGGCTAGCCCAAAATCGCCTATTTTGACTGTGAGATCTTCATGCAGAAAGATATTGTTCGATTTTAAATCACgatgtataatattttttgcGTGTAGATAATCCATTCCTTGAGCTGTTTGTCTTCCGATTTCTATCAATGTGAAGAGAGGAAATTTCGTTTCAAGTACATGGAGGTGTTTATAAAGACTAGAGCTTTCACACCATTGGGTGACTATAGCCAATTGAGGTTTACTGACACACCCCATAAAAAGGAGAATGTTGACATGCCTTGTTTTTCTTAATACTGCTACTTCATTTTTGAATGCTTGCAATTGCGCAAGCGTAGGTATTTTCACGTTCAATGTTTTAACTGCGACAGGTCCATGCCAATGTGCCTTATATACAGTTCCAAAACTTCCAGAACCTACTCGCGCCCCTACCAAAATTTCATCAGCGGGTATCTCCCAATCTTCGATACTTTCCCTTGGTGCTAGAAGGGGTTTGCTCTCATCAGCAGATTTTGCTCGAGGTCTTCTTGGTTGCAAAGAACCCGTTGGTGAAGCTTGAGTACTTCTGCAGTGCAACATAGAATCTCCATTGCCTAACTGATTCAACTGTAGATTTCTGGAACAATCGTCTCCaggtattttcacattattcagACAAACATTGGGAGCTGAATTCGATCTATCTTGATGACCTAATGTACCTTGTCTAGGAGAATGTCTTGGTTCAGTTAAGCCCAAAGCTGCTTGCCCAGGATTAAGGATTCCTGCACTAGTATCGGTATGAGTAGAATATGCCAGGAGTGCCCTGTAGTAATCATCAGCTACTCGTACctgcaaaaattttcaagattaaattatgtatattgaactttttgacgaaaaaatcaaatagtttaataaaaatttcaacaattatatataaagaaataaaaattatgctATCTAATTGATAGTAATTACACTACCTATattgaaaagtaaaaaattTCTTAATGTTACATATTATGCAACTTCTATCTCGATCTACTTTAAGATGCCAAAAATACTGCAAAATGTGAGAAATTGAAATAGCTTACTTGATGACATAGTGAAGGAACTCCTGCAGCGCATCTTTGATGGAACTTATAACCACAAGTCCTACAATAAAATCCTTGGAACAAAAGTCTTCTACAGCACTCACAAAACActagagaaaaaaaagtttttctagCAAAATTATGGGAAATACTTGTACGAATTGgaaatttatcaattattttaacCGTTATTTCTTTGCAGTTCAAAGTACTAATATCAACATCCCAATTGATAGGACGGTCAGGGTCTCCGACATACACACTACACATTTCACAATGCAGGTTTCGTAATTTCATGGCTCTGCCCAAAGCATCTCGAAGAGTTAAACCTTCTCGAACCTGAACACTAGTCCTACCATTAGGGAGATGAGCTCTTAGAAAAAACTTAGGCCTTATAATCAAGTCTTCTTTTGGTTTTGCTCCTCTTTCAGGTTGAGCATGTTCACTAACATCTTCGGGGCTTTCTCTTCCATTACTAAGTTGTGCCATCAACTTTCTTTCTTCTACTTCTAATTCATGAAGTTTACTCGTGAGATCCTCATATTCCTGCACGTACATAGGAGGAGGATGCTGGAAATCCGCAAATTTTGCAATGAGAGAGTCGATATTGGCTCTTGTCAAGTTGATaacattttctatatttttgagtTCTTGGAGAATATCCAGGTCCTCGCTCTCtgcaaacatttttcaaatataattatctGCATCAGACAACAAGGAATAATTTTCATCGAATCAGAGAGTAATGAATAAGAAAGCTAACAACGAGAAGTTATCTGACATTATGGTAAAAGAATACCGATGAAAAAGCCTGACATTCAGATGACAGATTTGTGATTGGTTAAATCAAATGTCAAAACAATGTATGCTACTGTCATTGTTGGTCTTTGAATCGTGATAGTTGTAATATGGCCCCACTCCAATATTCTTACGGCCATTTCGTTTACACAGTTGATATTAGATGACAATACTATATAAAACTTGTTTTTTGACCTCTATTTCCATTTTATGATA carries:
- the LOC123674467 gene encoding raf homolog serine/threonine-protein kinase Raf translates to MFAESEDLDILQELKNIENVINLTRANIDSLIAKFADFQHPPPMYVQEYEDLTSKLHELEVEERKLMAQLSNGRESPEDVSEHAQPERGAKPKEDLIIRPKFFLRAHLPNGRTSVQVREGLTLRDALGRAMKLRNLHCEMCSVYVGDPDRPINWDVDISTLNCKEITVKIIDKFPIRTSISHNFARKTFFSLVFCECCRRLLFQGFYCRTCGYKFHQRCAAGVPSLCHQVRVADDYYRALLAYSTHTDTSAGILNPGQAALGLTEPRHSPRQGTLGHQDRSNSAPNVCLNNVKIPGDDCSRNLQLNQLGNGDSMLHCRSTQASPTGSLQPRRPRAKSADESKPLLAPRESIEDWEIPADEILVGARVGSGSFGTVYKAHWHGPVAVKTLNVKIPTLAQLQAFKNEVAVLRKTRHVNILLFMGCVSKPQLAIVTQWCESSSLYKHLHVLETKFPLFTLIEIGRQTAQGMDYLHAKNIIHRDLKSNNIFLHEDLTVKIGDFGLATAKTRWAGSQQFHQPTGSILWMAPEVIRMQEDNPYSFQSDVYAFGIVMFEMLALQLPYSHINNKDQILFMVGRGYLKPDLTKLRSDTPTALRRLLEDCIKFDRDERPLFRQNHASLEGLLRNHPKINRSASEPNMNRTQLQSDDFIFPCASPKTPVNFGPGSNFLFYNVTAGNI
- the LOC123674466 gene encoding 60S ribosomal protein L15, whose protein sequence is MGFTKYNQEVWRKKQSDVLRYLCRIRVYKCRQMTTLHRVPRPTRPDKARRLGYKAKQGYVIFRVRVRRGGRKRPVPKGATYGKPKSHGVNELKPVRNHQAIAEERVGRRCGGLRVLNSYWIVQDAHHKYYEVILIDPSHNAIRRDPKINWIVNAVHKHRELRGKTSAGKSSRGIGKGHRFSQTKGGSRRAAWLRRNSLQLRRKR